The Spirosoma sp. SC4-14 DNA window CCTCGCGAAGGGCACCACAACCGCTCCAATAAATAGTCAACGGCGTGTACTATCTACAACTGTATTCGTACATCGTTTTGTTCGTTTATACTCTAAAATATGAGATAGCTTTCGTCTATAAAGCTACTATTCGCTTGTCAAACCCATTCAATCCCCGTAATTTCGGGACCTTATCAGTACAACAATTGACATGACGGAAGCACCAAAAGATTCTTCTGAAAAGAGTCTGAATTTCATTGAACAGTTTGTAGAAGAAGATATTGCTGCCGGTAAAAACGGGGGACGTGTTCACACGCGCTTTCCGCCCGAACCTAACGGCTATCTGCATATTGGCCACGCTAAATCAATTTGTTTAAATTTTGGCCTGGCCGATAAATATTCAGGACAAACCAACCTCCGTTTCGACGATACGAACCCCGTTACGGAAGATACCGAGTATGTTGATTCGATCAAGAACGACGTACGCTGGCTGGGTTTTGAGTGGGAAAACGAGTTTTATGCATCTGATTATTTCGATCAGCTTTATGAATTTGCCGAAACGCTGATTCGTAAAGGACTGGCTTATGTCGACGATTCGTCGTCGGAAGAAATTGCGGCTCAGAAAGGTACGCCTACCGAACCGGGCCGGATGAGCCAATACCGCGATCGGAGCGTTGACGAAAACCTCGATCTGTTTCGCCGGATGAAAGCCGGTGACTATCCCGATGGAGCCAAAGTGCTGCGGGCCAAGGTCGATATGGCTTCACCAAACATGCAGCTTCGCGACCCAATTATTTATCGAATCAAACACGCGCATCACCACCGCACCGGCGACAAATGGTGCATCTATCCCATGTACGACTTTGCACATGGGCAATCGGATGCCATCGAGCACATTACGCACTCGCTCTGTACGCTGGAGTTTGAGGTTCACCGTCCGCTATACGACTGGTTTATTGACCAACTGGAGCTGTTTCCATCGCGTCAAATCGAATTTGCGCGGCTGAATCTGACCTATACGGTCATGAGTAAGCGGAAACTCAAACAACTGGTTGCCGAAGGACACGTAAGCGGCTGGGACGATCCGCGTATGCCAACCATTGCGGGCATTCGTCGGCGGGGCTATACACCGGCCAGCATTCGCGAATTTGCCGATCGGATCGGTATTGCCAAGCGCGACAACCTGATCGACGTAGGGCTGCTGGAATTCTGTATCCGTGAGGAACTGAACAAGACAACGCCCCGCGTGATGGCCATTCTCGACGAAAAACCACTGAAACTGGTTATTACGAACTACGAAGCTGGCCGGGAAGAGATCATGCATATCGAAAACAACCCTGAAGACCCTGGTGCGGGCGAACGCGAAGTACCATTTAGTCGGGAAGTGTACATCGAGCGCGACGATTTCATGGAAAACCCGCCGAAGAAATTCTTCCGGTTATTTCCGGGTGGAATGGTTCGCCTGAAAGGAGCTTATATTATCAAATGCGATGAAGTGGTGAAAGACGACGCGGGCGAAATCACCGAACTGCACTGTTCATACATTCCCGAAAGCCGGAGCGGTTCCGACACATCGGGCATCAGTGTGAAAGGTACGATTCACTGGGTATCGGTTCCTCATGCGGTAGAGGCCGAAGTTCGGCTCTACGACCGGCTGTTTTCGGTCGAGAATCCGGCTGCCGACGAGCGTGAATTCCGCGAATTGCTGAATCCAAAATCGCTGGAAGTGGTACGGGCTTTTGCCGAACCCGCCCTGGTTGAAGCTGCCCATTCGGGTGCCGTTCGCAATTTCCAGTTCATGCGGAAAGGCTACTTCGTACTCGATCAGGACTCAACACCCGACAAACCGGTTTTCAACCGTACCGTTACGCTCAAAGATAGCTGGGCCAAAGAGGTGAAGAAAGGGTAGTATAGCGTATTGACTAGTTAGAGAAGGTAATTAGTTGTGTATAAAATAATAGGCACGGCTAATTACCTTTTACATAAAATTATACAATAATGGCTATTAATAATTTATTAGATACTAATACAGTAAGTTTTAGCGATATTATTGGTAACGGAAAGATATATCAGGTCCCTGTTTATCAGCGGAATTATTCGTGGAAAGAAGATAATTGGGAAGACTTATGGAATGACATTGTATCACTTTCCGAACCTGAGTCAGTGCACTATATGGGTTCCATTGTTCTACAGAATCAAGGCGAAAAAAAATACACAATTATCGATGGCCAGCAGCGATTAGTAACACTAAGCATCATTGTTTTTGCAGTGATCAAGTTAATTCAGGAGCTAGCCGATAAGCATATAGACGAAGCTGCCAATAGGGAGAGAATTAGTTTACTCAGTAGCAAATTTCTTGAAGATAAAGATCCAGCTTCATTAACCTATTCATCAAAATTATCGTTAAACGAAAATAATAATAGCTTTTACCAATCTCATTTGATGGTATTCAGACCTCCAATTAATGAACGAACATTACGGGATTCTGATAAATTACTATGGAAAGCCTATAATTTTTTCGTAAATACGTTACAGAAGCATTTCAAAAGTAATTTTGATGGAGAAAAAATAGCAACGTTCCTAAATAAAATTATAGCAGAACGTTTAATGTTCATACAAATAGTTGTAGAGAACGAAGTTAGCGCCTATACAGTTTTTGAGACTTTAAATTCAAGGGGAGTAGATCTAACGGTTACGGATTTACTTAAAAATTATTTATTTTCCGTTTCTACCAGAAATGATTTAGTTCACGTTAAAGAAAAATGGCAAAGGATTGTCGATGCAGTAGGGCTGGATACATTCCCAGC harbors:
- a CDS encoding glutamine--tRNA ligase/YqeY domain fusion protein; translation: MTEAPKDSSEKSLNFIEQFVEEDIAAGKNGGRVHTRFPPEPNGYLHIGHAKSICLNFGLADKYSGQTNLRFDDTNPVTEDTEYVDSIKNDVRWLGFEWENEFYASDYFDQLYEFAETLIRKGLAYVDDSSSEEIAAQKGTPTEPGRMSQYRDRSVDENLDLFRRMKAGDYPDGAKVLRAKVDMASPNMQLRDPIIYRIKHAHHHRTGDKWCIYPMYDFAHGQSDAIEHITHSLCTLEFEVHRPLYDWFIDQLELFPSRQIEFARLNLTYTVMSKRKLKQLVAEGHVSGWDDPRMPTIAGIRRRGYTPASIREFADRIGIAKRDNLIDVGLLEFCIREELNKTTPRVMAILDEKPLKLVITNYEAGREEIMHIENNPEDPGAGEREVPFSREVYIERDDFMENPPKKFFRLFPGGMVRLKGAYIIKCDEVVKDDAGEITELHCSYIPESRSGSDTSGISVKGTIHWVSVPHAVEAEVRLYDRLFSVENPAADEREFRELLNPKSLEVVRAFAEPALVEAAHSGAVRNFQFMRKGYFVLDQDSTPDKPVFNRTVTLKDSWAKEVKKG